GTTTCAGCCTCAACATTATTTAAAATGGGTTTTTGTTTATAAGAAGTTCTAGCTTCAAATATTCTTGAAAATAGTTTATGTTTATAAGAAGTTTCAGCTTCAAACattcttgtaaatatttaatgaaGCTTTAGTAGAAGTTAAATCTGTGGATTCTCTACAATTTAATCATGCTTATGGTTTCTGTTTTCCAGAATGGAATCAGTATACAGGATGTGGATCAAAGAGATGAGAGAAGGGCAAAAGTCTTCAGATACGGCTGAACTTTGTCGAGGATTGCAAACTGCTTTAGGTACTGCTAAATGGCAGGTATGCTACCTTTTTTTCTGCTTCAGTCTTTAAGCTTACACTTATAACGGTTAGGACATTGTCAGTTGCTAGATATCATTACCTTTTATCCATTTTTAGGAAGTTTGAGGGTTTGGGAATTTTATTGCAGTTTTGAATTTAGTATCTTGTAATATAAAAACCTACCTCAGTTGCTAATTGCTAAATTTCATAATTGCTTGGTGTTAAACTGTGTAAATTCAGTTGGAAGAGTTTGAGAGAGCTATAAGATTGAGCTGTGGACATGGTTGTGACGATAATAGAGCATCTAGGCACAAACAATTTATTGCTGCCATTGAGAGTCAGATATGCCGTGTAGAAGCTGCATTAAAAGAAGCTATTATTGAGGAGGGAAAGCAGCCCCTTCGGTGGGTAGATTTGGATAAACAAGAATGTGATGATTTAGCCATGTTCCTTTCTGGAACCTCTCCGAGCTTGCAACAATCTATGGAAAACACTCTTTTGGTGAATTCTCATAGGAGAAAGGACACAAATCCTAATGTCAATGCTACTTGCAACAGGAATATGCCTGAAGTGAAAAGTTTAAATGATTTTGGTAAAGATGTTGAGTGTCTCATTGATGTAGAAGATGAGCGAAGTTCTGGAAAGACAGATGATGTTAGTTCGGGACAAGATAGAACAACCAGTACAAGAAGAACATGGAGCACACCAAATTTTGGTTCATTGAAAATTGTAATTGCTGATGAGTACGCAGATAGAAACCAAATGAGGTCTGGCATGGAGGCTACACCTAAGGAAAAAGGATCCAAGCCTTTCTTCAGTAAGCAAAGGTGTGGAGAACTAACACAGGCAAAGTGTGTGTTTAATTTATTCAATCGGGTAAGAAACAGGGGAGAAGGCATCACATACATGATCTTTTTCTTGTTTTGTTGAATTTTATGCTATGCTACATTTCTTGTATGAAGGTTTGTTAAGTTATCTTGGAGTCTAATAAACTTAATGTACTGCAGTGTTTTGGCTGGGTTGGTGGGTTACAGAGACAATTACGAAGTCCAGTGCACTTGCAGTTTAGTTATTCATTGCAACTCAAACTCGTTTTAACGGTAGCCATCTTTCTAATCGGTAAGTCCTTTCTCTATTCGAATTCGGGCTTTTAATTTCCAAGTAAACTAGGACTTTGCATACTTGAAAGCATATGCCATATTTggttaaaaaaaatgcaaaatggCCATTAAAATTTGATGAATATAGCATTTCTTCTATGGCAtccttgttttctttctttttttcttattttttggcCACTCTTAACTGTACATATAAGAAATTTTGAGTTGATCAGTTgaatgttttcttatttattggCTATAATAACTGTAATAACCATCTTTTCATGCTTTAACATACCCTCTCGTTTGTTATGCAATGCAGTACCCTTTGTACTGTATTCAAGTTGAGAGCAATTGGCTGCTATGCCCTGTAGATCATACAACAGGTAAACCTATCTCCTTGCGATACAGCAACATAGTTTTCTCTGCAATGCGGCAACTAGTATTTCGTTTTGTGGGTGTAGTCAAAGATACCAAACTTAACCCAGTATTATTTTTGAGGTGGCTCTAATGTGCCTTAGTTAGAAAAAAACTGCTTTGATCTTTTTAATAACTAACAGTGGTGGGTGCTCAATGTATCAAATACCAAAAAGTTGCTGGTATGACAGAGTTTAAGTTTTGATTATTCCTTTGGTTCAGGTGTTGGATGATCTATGTCCTCAGGGCTCGGGAATCCATTGTTGACAACAGTTGTGATGGTGGCTTCCTTCCCCGTTGTTTTCGAGATGATGTGGAGCTGGCTTATACAGGAGTTGGATGTCATTCTATATTTGCTTGCTATATACTCTGTAAATGCATTGGTAGTCAGGTGtgtgtgtacatatatatatatgcattcttGCCAGAGTATTATGTAACATGGACACTCACGTTGCAATGTGAGCTTAAGCTTCATAGTTCTTGATAAATATTCCATTAAGAAGGGGGCTTGCATTATCAAGGACTTATCTACCTTTATAACCCTTGtattttgcttgaaattaatatttaaatttttgcatCGTTGGCTATTGCTTTAAACTAGCTATTTTCTAATTTgtcactttatatatattatatatgctaACCTTATAATAAGGCACCCATGGCCTAATGGATAAGGCGCTTGACTTCTAATCAAGCGATTGTGGGTTCGAGTCCCACTGGGTGTGAATGTTAGTTTTTTTCGTTcgaaatacataaaaatttaaaaatctaaatatatattaaaactttataaaataaattttcaaatagtatatttatattgataaaaaaattaaaagttcaaaataatcattttaagaaatagcaaaacttttttaaaaatctaaaaaaattcaaattttatgtatatcaattccaaatatatatataaaaaatcccatgttatattatcattattttttaattttaattatatattcctaattcaaaaaatattttatttttaaattaatatatatattacaaagttaaaaaaaaagaccGAAAGTGATTAACTtccaataaatttttattttttactttttgaatttttgaactttatattttgtttatggaattttctaaaattttaggtatgttttttaaaattgttaattttttaatagatttgTTAAACCCTCTTAGATATTCCTCCAAATATCATTAATTTTGTCTTGGAGTAAAAGAGATTTATATGGGTAAATTTTAGtggaattttatgttaaattaaaccTGTTGGAGTTTGATGGGTAGTTAACTTGGTTGTTTTGATCTAGACTTAGTCCTGATAAGAATTTGGtggttttttattttcaaaagcaGAGTGACATTAGTGCTGCTTTCTTCACATGCTGCAAAATTTATCTAATTGAATGGATGATAGTTCAGTGCAAAGACTCTTCTCTACTTGTCCCAAATTGGAAAAGTTATATCTAATTGAGAAGACTGTTCATGTTTATGCTCCCATACTCGGAAATAACAGAATCCGTAGCTGATGAAGATACTCAACTTGATTGTCAATTCATGATTTCTGGGCCAAGCCTTAAATCTTTTTAAGTATACAGGGGACGGAATACATATAACTTTTCCAACACCAGTACTGTATATCTCATGCAGCCTCGCTTGTCAATGCTTATCTATAATGAGATCCATATTGATATGGAAATTGGAAGACCAAGACAAATTGCTTATCCCTTCTTAGGGGACTGCTTATGTTGATGTATCAGCTTGTACTCTCCATGTATGTTATTCTCAACATTTGTTTACATTCATTGTATTTATTAGGTTCTGAATGAGGCAGCGGAATTATTAGCATGTTTCCCATTCGACAACGAAACTCACCTCTTCTCGACAGTATTCATTTTGAAATGGTAAGTCGTATGTCTTAACTATCTGAATGACGAAAGTATTACATCActatatatgtattataataaCAAGTGTTGTATGATGTTTATGTAGGGGATCTGGCTGGGTCCAGTACCATCAAAGCCGGATGGTTTCAGGGATATGAAATCGAGGTAGATGGGCTTAAAATGTGGGTTTAATTGTGATTTTCATTCCCATCAGCTGCAACCTTTTGTTTGTGAATACTAGCGTGGCTTTGAACTGGAACTCTTAACTGCAGCTCAACTTTTAAGTTTTTGTATATGTTAAGAATGTAGCTAGCTTTTCGGAGGAACACTAAACTGCTTTAGTTATGGCTGCAACTGTGAAGCTTTTGTGTATATTCAAATCTAGCTTTCCCATAAAACTCcaaataagttgatattacaTAAATTTCTAATTAGCAAAATTTTACCCATATAAATATCCTTCACTCGTTTTGAGTCCAAAGGCAAAATTTATGCTAAGACGGCTTGGACATAAGTATTGacaaaattcaaattcaacatgttatcaattttatcaaataaaaaatgcctaaaattttagaaattttcataaacaaataaaaagtttaaaattaataaataaattattggtGGTCAAAATCTATAGTCGATTAAAGTGGATCAATTtcggtcttttttttttaattttgtaatatatattttaatttacaattcaaaaataaagataatataacatgtgattttttttttagaattgatatatatgatttttgaattttagttttttaaaaatgttttgctatttttaaataattatttctaacttttaaaatttttaacaatataaatatactttctgaatttttattattttctaaaattttaatctgtatttaaaatttcatacaaatttcggAAGTTTCTAAATTATatttacttaaattaattaatattttaacataattttaacacTATTAACCTTTATGCCAACTTTAAGTACAATTTGAGTAACAAAATTTGTTTGGACACTTTGAAACTCATCATAACTCTTCGTAAATGGATTCATTTGTATGTTAATAGGATTGTTATGACAGATGTAAGGTTTGTTGTTGCTAGGGTGATGTACAAGTAAAATGGGGAATGAATCCTTAAATACAATTATTATTTGGGGCTCGGTTTAGTTTTCAATGTTGAGCTTTGAGAAATTTTAGATGCCCTGACCTTATTCAAAAAAGGGGATATGATAATGTTTTGATCTATACAGACAGTCTAGATGTTATCAAAGTTCTTCAAAATATCCACTTGGTTGACTCAACTTTTGATAAGAAAGATTCACGTGATTTTACAAACTATAGAACAATGACAAATAAAACATATTTCAAGGGAGATAAATTAAGTCGTTGATCAATTTGCTAAGATAGTTACGGAGAGGAATATAGATGTACAAATGTTTGAAGACATCTCAGAAGAACTAATAGCTACGCTTGGGGCTGATAAAGTAACAAATTATTCCGTTATGATAATTTAATATAGATAGTTTGTGtttattcataaataaaaaaacttaaatgaaaaaaaaatactagATTAAATATCACAAGGCatcaaatgttatattaactCAAATATTAAGTACTTAATTTTCACTTTTGCAATTTGCCTCCATCgagttttatttgaaaaaaaaggcGCCATTTTCTGCAGTCTTTTGACAAAgagaaatgataaaaattttgagCAAACATGACGCCGCAAAGCCTCCTTCAATTAACCTCCCAAAAATGTACGACAGGTTGCCCAATCCTTGATCGCTTGCTCTATGGCGGCATCCCTTGCGACTCGATAACCGAGATCGTCGCCGAGAGTGGTTCCGGCAAGACCCAAATCTGCCTCCAACTGTCACTCCATGCCCAACTCCCTGTTTCCCATGGCGGTCTAGCCGCCTCCTCTCTTTATCTGCACACTGAATTCCCCTTCCCCTTTCGCCGCCTTCACCAGTTATGCCTTTCATTTCGCTCCTCAAATGCCCATCACTTCCCCGTCAACGACAACCCTTGCGATCGTATATTTGTGCAGAGTGTACATAGTGCTGATCATCTGCTCGAAATTATGTCTAAAACAGATCCTTTCATCGAAAATTCGAAAAACCAAGTGCCGGTTCGTCTCATTGTGATTGATTCAATCGCTGCTTTGTTTAGGTCTGATTTCGACAACACCCCAGTTGAGCTTAAGAGGAGATCATCCTTGTTCTTTAAGATCTCTTCCAAGTTAAAGGCGCTTGCAAAGAGGTTTAATTTAGCAGTTTTGGTGACGAATCAGGTGGTTGATTTGGTAGGACCTAATGAAGGGATAAATGGGTTGAGGATTGGTAATTTAGGATGTTTACATACGTCAGGTAGGCGGGTTTGTCCTGCCCTGGGGTTAGCTTGGGCTAATTGTGTTAATTCAAGGTTATTCTTATCGAGGAATGAAGAGGTTATTcgtgaagagaatgaaaaatcaaatgggcaaagctgtgattttgttaagaaaaaaatgagaaagctTTATGTTGTTTTCGCACCCCATTTGCCTGAATCATCTTGTGAGTTTGAGATCACTAGAGAAGGGCTTTTTGGAGTTGAAAGATAGCTGACTGGTTGGATTTTGTACATTAAGAAATCATCTGGAAGTAGCTATGTTAGGACTTGGAATGTTTTGAGTtataccctttttttttaatttatgatttgaCTTTAGAAGAGATAATCACTTTGCTTTTCTTTGTTCTCAGCTCAATTTATCCTTTTTGTTGTTCATCATAAGTGACTCTAGGCTCTACAACGATTTCCCAAAAATCTTTGTGTTTTCTCTTCAAGTATAAGTTTGTAAATTATGGGTATTAGATATGCTTTTATGTAACTAAGTCTTATATATTTGAGCTAGGAGTATATTTCATATAAGGTTTCATCATGTCTATGATTCTTTTATGTTCTAATACTCAAGCTATTGCTGGTGTTTATATGAGTTAGTTGTTccttctcattttcatttttgatcAGCATGCCAAAAAGTGCATCAATCTCTATTAACGTCCATGAATCAGAACTAAACTCTCTAAGGTAAGCTtctttacatacatatatatatattatctgaATGGTTTATTAGTTCTGCTCTGTATGTTGCAATTGGTTAACTCAATGAAATGTTTGCTAGGTTTTATATTGATCAGTTGATATCTCTAATCCTGTTATTAGATTGATACTATTCCGGCTCGACAATTGTTGTGTTGAATGTGGTAACAATGTCAACTCATTAATCCAAGGAACATTTTTGCTATTTCCTCAAACGTTTTTAGCTGTTTCGATGGATAGATTGAATAGCATGTAATGAATTTGTTACTCATTGTATAAAGGCTTATTCCTTTTTAATAATAGCATTGGCACAGGAGGAATTGTATTTAGGTGGTTAGAATAAGGAGTAATCATAAAATGGTAGAACACAAAATGATTCTCTTGCAATACGGAAGGGAGTTATGTGCATTTTGTTAGTTGCTTGTTTAGAATGATCTGCAATTTGATGTTGTTGAGTGTACCAATGCACCTGAAACTAGACATCAATAATGATGATTCTTGAATTGTTAAGCAGAGTATACTTCTGTAAAAACAGTCATTGTAAGCCCAGTGCCAAACATTATGATGGTTGTTGCCAGTGTTGCTTATCATTGAATCAATCTATAATCTTTGGATGCAAGCCAATCATATTGCTTATGATTTGTAGAAAAACATCTACTTAATTGATCTTTTAGTTCCTCAACCATTGGTAGTTCATGATGGATGTAAACAATGTTGCAATTCCTTACAACCTTGCTTACTTGACCTACGAACAATCGAAACAAGTACATTTTAAAATAACgggtcaattttttttttacagaataaACTACTAATATTTTTAGtctattatttcattaaaaaataattttatcaaaatctagtaaattttaaatgtttcaaAGTGGAAACAGTACATGGAATAAATAAAGTAATTCAAAAAAGGTacagcaaaaaaataaaataaaatcaagagtGCAGCAATGGGATATAAAACATCCGAAACAGGAGGCCCGTTTCTTTTGTTTATAAATGAAGGCCCAGTTGGAGATGGAAATTGTTTGAGCTCCATTGTTCATATTATCATGAAGATCCAAAGCCCAATATGCCTTTTCCATTGTTATATGCCTCCCTAGCTTCGCGTAGCTAAAGCAAATCGTAAAGCAAACATTCTGAAAAGAGGAATCCTGCCAAAGCTACAACTGATTTACAATGGGAGATGTTTCAGGCAAAAGGCCCACCATCACTCACGTCATCTTTGACATGGATGGTCTCTTACTCGGTAATTCCCGTCCCTGCATTTGCTCCCTTTATTTCCCCataattattagttatttttttttcttcttacgAAAAGATCGCAGTCTGCTGTAAGGATTACTTGCAGATATTGAGATTCGAATCTCAGATTTGTTGGATATGAATTCTCAAGGATGATTACATGAGTGAACTGAGCTAGGCTTTGGGTTTAAAGTAATTGCATGAACTTAGCTAAGTTTGGATTTTTGCTTCTACTCTGTAGTAGCTTTTTAGGTCCAATATTTGGTTACTGATTCCAAAACGTTTTGATCTTTATTCTTCCATGTACTGTGATTTATCAATGTAATTTTTTTCCCCAAGCAAGGCACAAAAAACTGCTAATTTAGTCAAATGCATCAGATGCTAAACCAGTTCtgtggtatttattttattttattgtgttGCTTGATTTCTTGAAATCCTGTTACTCATTTATTTAGTCGTTGGAGGCTGAACCTTGTGCTCTGAAATCATTTTTGTTAGTCACTTTCAGAATTCCTCTTGGTTATCTTCGTTAATTCTGGTAGTctaattgatgatattttatcccaaagaaaatggtgaaattggtcACAGTTATGGAAAAGATACCTGTGCATTTCTTTGTATTTCTTTTGTTTGCAGTGATTGTTGGTTTTTGCTGAATATTTTATAGAGGGTCTAGTGGCCTCAAAGTTTCCTCTTTCATTATGTTTTTTTGATTTGCCTATTGATGTTTTTGGTATCACCTGATGTTTTTGAGATACCAGTGTATTTTGAATGATCTCGTGTAACATGTATCCCTGGGGTTGCCTGAAGAGACCCCCCTTTAATTTCTTAGCTACAGATTGTCTTTTTGTATGACTAATATCAGATTTATATCCGAATACAGTCATGGAAATTTCTTCCTTGGTACCAAATCAACCTTGTTAGTCCAGCATATAACGAGAAAGATAAATAGTAGATACATTTTTTTTTTGACATATAATTTTCACATAATAAAATTTCAGGAGTTGTGGCATTTCTTTCAGCTTGAAAATAATATAGCATGTTAgattaatattatgtttaaatactATAATGTATCACCTCGTATGAGCTTAGTTGTGTGTTATTGCCAAACAATTGGTAAAAAGAAACCAGAACATAGTTAGTTCTCTTCACTTGGAATATTACCGAAATGCTGGTTTTACTTTGTTGGAAGTTTCCAGCTAAGCACTCTCTGATATTTTGATTTGCTTTGGTGATAGATAGcaaaaaaattcattctaatttcTTGTTGCATTTGGGAGTCACATCTACCCATTGTACATTTAAATGGTGAGGTATATAATAAACTTCTCTGGGGAACAAATGTAGTATCTGATCAAGTGTCTACTGTCTTCTGCAGACACAGAGAAGTTCTACACTGAAGTCCAGGAAACGATTCTTGCTAGATTCAATAAAACTTTTGATTGGTCTCTTAAGGCAAAAATGATGGGAATGAAAGCAATTGAAGCAGCTCGAGTCTTTGTTGAAGAGACTGGGATCAGTGATTCTCTTTCAGCTGAGGATTTCCTTGTGGAAAGGGAATCGATGCTGCAGAGTTTGTTTCCAACTAGTGAGCTCATGCCAGGTATTATTTCTTCGAACATTTAATTGATAGCAAGTAGCACATGGATAGTTTGAAAATAAATCGTAGCATATGGTGAGAAGTCCTGAATGGGAAGTACAAGGAGCAAAATGGAGGAAAGAAATTCCATTAATCTGGCTCAAATACAACACAGGATTTACTTTTAAGGATTCTACGTCTGAGAATCAGTCATGTTTGAAGCTGCTTCACCTACTACTTTTGGCAACGAAATCACGTGAATATTTCAAGTTTTATAAAAGGAAAGAGATTTGATGTTTGTGATTGAGATTGTATGAAACCGGATGGCAAAAGGGGAAGATCTAGTGATGTACTTTGGTTATTAGTAtcttctttttattatattttgcaactgatttaaatgataaattgtTGTAAAATCTTATTCTAGGGGCTAGCCGTTTGATTGAACATTTGCATGCAAAAGGAGTACCGATTTGCTTGGCAACAGGGTAAGCATTGTCATTTCCGGTTCTTATTCCCTTTAGTTGCTTTACTCAAAACTAAACACGGTGTGCATACACTAGTGTGAATGAGCTTTGGGTTCCTTAACCTTAATGGAATTGTTTAAGCTATTGAAGTGCTATGCGAGCATCATTGACACGATATATTTTGCAGGAGCCACAGGCGGCATTTTGAGCTAAAAACACAAAGACATGGTGAGCTTTTCAAACTCATGCACCATATTGTTCTTGGTGATGATCCAGAAGTTAAAAAAGGGAAGCCAGCACCAGATGTATTCTT
The sequence above is drawn from the Gossypium hirsutum isolate 1008001.06 chromosome A05, Gossypium_hirsutum_v2.1, whole genome shotgun sequence genome and encodes:
- the LOC107942740 gene encoding uncharacterized protein, which encodes MMVVSSFDLWQKDAFFSAAEEVQESADVMESVYRMWIKEMREGQKSSDTAELCRGLQTALGTAKWQLEEFERAIRLSCGHGCDDNRASRHKQFIAAIESQICRVEAALKEAIIEEGKQPLRWVDLDKQECDDLAMFLSGTSPSLQQSMENTLLVNSHRRKDTNPNVNATCNRNMPEVKSLNDFGKDVECLIDVEDERSSGKTDDVSSGQDRTTSTRRTWSTPNFGSLKIVIADEYADRNQMRSGMEATPKEKGSKPFFSKQRCGELTQAKCVFNLFNRCFGWVGGLQRQLRSPVHLQFSYSLQLKLVLTVAIFLIVPFVLYSS
- the LOC107942737 gene encoding DNA repair protein XRCC3 homolog; this translates as MTPQSLLQLTSQKCTTGCPILDRLLYGGIPCDSITEIVAESGSGKTQICLQLSLHAQLPVSHGGLAASSLYLHTEFPFPFRRLHQLCLSFRSSNAHHFPVNDNPCDRIFVQSVHSADHLLEIMSKTDPFIENSKNQVPVRLIVIDSIAALFRSDFDNTPVELKRRSSLFFKISSKLKALAKRFNLAVLVTNQVVDLVGPNEGINGLRIGNLGCLHTSGRRVCPALGLAWANCVNSRLFLSRNEEVIREENEKSNGQSCDFVKKKMRKLYVVFAPHLPESSCEFEITREGLFGVER
- the LOC107942733 gene encoding (DL)-glycerol-3-phosphatase 2 codes for the protein MGDVSGKRPTITHVIFDMDGLLLDTEKFYTEVQETILARFNKTFDWSLKAKMMGMKAIEAARVFVEETGISDSLSAEDFLVERESMLQSLFPTSELMPGASRLIEHLHAKGVPICLATGSHRRHFELKTQRHGELFKLMHHIVLGDDPEVKKGKPAPDVFLAAARRFEGGPIDSEKILVFEDAPAGARAAKNAGMSVVMVPDPRLDSSHHAIADQVLSSLMDFNPSEWGLPAFENA